In Actinoplanes derwentensis, the following proteins share a genomic window:
- a CDS encoding thioester domain-containing protein produces the protein MFGKRGHRLAQAALAAVAGSALLLGSAMPAAADEKTTGVAISQRDGVRLVLNGEGKSVGSLAFSIQGGQGVPVYCIDFHTPVAINEAYDEGTWSESEVKNLNKVQWVLSKGYPNGDAAQLLAAAGASASGLSDATRDKLLYFGTQTAVWHFSDGITLGEWNRRDRLTEEPQYDVIKKVYDYLTTKAVGEPEPKGELSVDPASATAAAGEKAGPFTVKGPAGEIKVTTTGGSAVDANGTPVSVTGNGGQFWLTGTEAGKASVSLTAEGAVSFGRVFLFRGDKDKHQKLILGTTVGDKLTAGAEASFTVVPPASESPSPSPSVTSPTPSASVSTPASEEPTPSQSVSTPASESPAPSTTPVAGDGNLPLTGSSTAAVLGGGFLLLVAGAVALIMVRRRRVTFTS, from the coding sequence GCCCGCCGCCGCCGACGAGAAGACCACCGGTGTCGCCATCTCGCAGCGAGACGGCGTCCGTCTGGTGTTGAACGGCGAGGGCAAGTCGGTGGGCAGCCTCGCCTTCTCGATCCAGGGCGGCCAGGGTGTTCCGGTCTACTGCATCGACTTCCACACCCCGGTCGCCATCAACGAGGCGTACGACGAGGGCACCTGGAGCGAGTCCGAGGTCAAGAACCTCAACAAGGTCCAGTGGGTGCTGAGCAAGGGCTACCCGAACGGTGACGCGGCCCAGCTGCTGGCGGCCGCCGGCGCCTCGGCGAGCGGTCTGTCCGACGCCACCCGGGACAAGCTGCTCTACTTCGGGACCCAGACCGCGGTCTGGCACTTCAGCGACGGCATCACCCTGGGCGAGTGGAACCGCCGGGACCGGCTGACCGAGGAACCGCAGTACGACGTCATCAAGAAGGTCTACGACTACCTCACCACCAAGGCGGTCGGCGAGCCGGAGCCGAAGGGCGAGCTGAGCGTCGACCCGGCCAGTGCTACCGCGGCAGCGGGCGAGAAGGCCGGTCCGTTCACGGTCAAGGGCCCGGCCGGCGAGATCAAGGTGACCACCACCGGCGGCAGTGCCGTGGACGCGAACGGTACCCCGGTCAGTGTGACCGGCAACGGCGGCCAGTTCTGGCTGACCGGCACCGAGGCCGGTAAGGCCTCCGTCTCGCTCACCGCCGAGGGTGCGGTCTCGTTCGGGCGCGTCTTCCTGTTCCGTGGTGACAAGGACAAGCACCAGAAGCTGATCCTCGGCACCACCGTCGGCGACAAGCTGACCGCGGGCGCCGAGGCCAGCTTCACCGTCGTCCCGCCGGCGAGCGAGTCGCCCTCGCCGTCCCCGTCGGTGACCAGCCCGACCCCGTCGGCAAGCGTTTCCACGCCGGCCTCGGAGGAGCCCACCCCGTCGCAGAGCGTCTCCACCCCGGCCTCGGAGTCGCCCGCGCCGAGCACCACCCCGGTCGCCGGCGACGGTAACCTGCCGCTGACCGGCTCCTCGACGGCCGCTGTGCTCGGCGGGGGCTTCCTGCTCCTCGTCGCCGGTGCGGTTGCCCTGATCATGGTTCGTCGTCGCCGGGTGACCTTCACCAGCTGA
- a CDS encoding peptide deformylase gives MTTSPIDRAADQFVTVLAQWRVERGMTKKQLAARMGFDPSYVSHVEGRRHKPTEDFARRAEAVLGAGGVIWQRFQEYDELRHARGSALHRDPPVPVQWLPPGTGLIVEREIAELSYTEGAYRCRVQRSLYNAGIEAITRYLAKISVDRYPHDPAGSNRHHRENPLTFEEMDVRAFAGEGVAAESMQWRVKLDRDASKEIWLMFANERGQFPLYPGERTTIEYAYTVGEEKWGQWFQRAVRLPTRSLTVRLDLPESFEPQVWGVEASLSAEVPVRTPLERRIEGGRAIFEWSTDAPLLNARYRLEWRYRGAEAPVYDETGPPEPALPRASHRMRGIGIIQRGSDLLRQRARHFQLPREGPAARNAMTRLLTSLGRLEDLHEFSKGVGLAAPQIGVPVAAAVVRPPERDVDPVVLLNPRVVGESVEYDEQYEGCLSFFDYRGLVLRPMRIDVEHARFDGTRVVTTFERALARLISHEIDHLEGRLYVDRMKPDAKLVPVAQYQHTGRPWDY, from the coding sequence ATGACCACCTCGCCCATCGACCGGGCAGCAGACCAGTTCGTGACGGTGCTTGCGCAATGGCGGGTCGAGCGAGGCATGACCAAGAAGCAACTCGCCGCGCGCATGGGCTTCGATCCCTCCTACGTCAGCCACGTCGAGGGCCGGCGCCACAAACCCACCGAGGACTTCGCCCGCCGGGCCGAAGCGGTCCTCGGCGCGGGCGGCGTCATCTGGCAACGATTCCAGGAGTACGACGAACTCCGCCACGCCCGCGGCTCCGCCCTGCACCGTGACCCACCGGTCCCGGTCCAGTGGCTACCACCCGGCACCGGCCTGATCGTCGAACGGGAGATCGCCGAACTCTCCTACACCGAGGGCGCCTACCGCTGCCGCGTCCAGCGGTCCCTCTACAACGCCGGCATCGAAGCGATCACCCGCTACCTGGCGAAGATCTCCGTCGACCGTTACCCGCACGACCCGGCCGGCTCCAACCGGCACCACCGGGAGAACCCGCTCACCTTCGAGGAGATGGACGTGCGGGCGTTCGCCGGCGAGGGCGTGGCCGCCGAGTCCATGCAGTGGCGGGTCAAGCTCGACCGGGACGCGTCCAAGGAGATCTGGCTGATGTTCGCCAACGAGCGCGGCCAGTTCCCGCTCTACCCCGGCGAACGAACCACCATCGAGTACGCGTACACGGTCGGCGAGGAGAAATGGGGCCAGTGGTTCCAGCGCGCCGTCCGCCTGCCGACCCGGTCACTGACCGTCCGGCTGGATCTACCCGAGAGCTTCGAACCCCAGGTCTGGGGAGTGGAGGCATCACTCAGCGCCGAGGTGCCGGTCCGTACCCCGTTGGAACGCCGCATCGAGGGAGGTCGAGCCATCTTCGAATGGTCAACCGACGCGCCCCTGCTCAACGCGCGGTACCGGCTGGAATGGCGGTACCGCGGCGCCGAAGCACCGGTCTACGACGAGACCGGGCCCCCGGAACCGGCCCTGCCCAGGGCCTCACACCGGATGCGCGGCATCGGCATCATCCAGCGCGGATCCGACCTGCTCCGGCAGCGGGCCCGCCACTTCCAGCTGCCGCGCGAGGGCCCGGCCGCCCGGAACGCGATGACCCGGCTGCTCACCTCCCTCGGCCGCCTGGAGGACCTGCACGAGTTCAGCAAGGGTGTCGGTCTCGCCGCGCCGCAGATCGGCGTGCCGGTGGCGGCGGCGGTGGTCCGCCCGCCGGAACGCGACGTGGACCCGGTCGTGCTGCTCAACCCGCGGGTCGTCGGCGAGTCGGTGGAGTACGACGAGCAGTACGAGGGCTGTCTGTCGTTCTTCGACTACCGGGGGCTCGTGCTGCGGCCGATGCGGATCGACGTGGAACACGCACGTTTCGACGGGACCCGGGTGGTCACCACGTTCGAACGGGCGCTGGCCCGGCTGATCAGCCACGAGATCGACCATCTGGAAGGGCGGCTCTACGTGGACCGGATGAAGCCGGACGCCAAGCTGGTTCCGGTCGCGCAGTATCAGCACACCGGCCGGCCGTGGGACTACTAG
- a CDS encoding globin domain-containing protein has translation MGDLARLLKESWSLVEEHQDKVAGYFYARIFLSYPDLRDLFPVQMDVQRARLLGAIVQAVQTLEDPERFDEYLRSLGRDHRKFHVEPEHYEVVGGALIEAMRAFAGEEWGVEYDQAWADAYAVIAAKMLAGAEADPNPPYWYAEVIAHERRSQDIAVFTVLPLQPLDFRAGQYLNVEAPRYQPRLWRTYSPANAPRRDNTLEFHVRAVGAGWVSSALVRRLQVGDMIKVAAPMGTMTLDRRSTRDAVFVAGGTGLAPIKSLLEELTRYNRTRWVHVFFGARNREDLYDLADLNRLAARYPWLSVVTACSDDPTFPGEQGDISDVVAKYGPWKEHDFFVSGSGRMVRSTLKRLSELQVPSVRIKYDSFND, from the coding sequence ATGGGAGACCTGGCACGCTTGCTCAAGGAGAGCTGGAGCCTCGTCGAGGAGCATCAGGACAAGGTTGCCGGCTATTTCTATGCGCGGATCTTCCTGTCGTACCCAGATCTGCGGGATCTGTTCCCGGTGCAGATGGACGTGCAGCGGGCCCGTCTGCTCGGGGCGATCGTGCAGGCCGTGCAGACGTTGGAGGATCCGGAGCGATTCGACGAGTACCTGCGGTCGCTCGGCCGGGATCACCGCAAGTTTCACGTGGAACCGGAGCACTACGAGGTGGTGGGCGGGGCCTTGATCGAGGCAATGCGTGCGTTCGCGGGCGAGGAGTGGGGCGTCGAGTACGACCAGGCGTGGGCCGACGCGTACGCGGTGATCGCCGCGAAGATGCTGGCGGGCGCGGAGGCGGATCCGAATCCGCCGTACTGGTACGCCGAGGTCATCGCACACGAGCGCCGGTCGCAGGACATCGCGGTGTTCACGGTGCTGCCGTTGCAGCCGCTGGATTTCCGGGCCGGGCAGTACCTGAACGTGGAGGCGCCGCGATACCAGCCCCGGTTGTGGCGCACCTACTCACCGGCGAACGCCCCCCGGCGGGACAACACGCTGGAGTTCCATGTGCGGGCGGTGGGTGCGGGCTGGGTGTCGAGTGCGCTGGTCCGGCGGCTGCAGGTCGGCGACATGATCAAAGTGGCGGCGCCGATGGGCACGATGACCCTGGATCGGCGGTCGACCCGGGACGCCGTGTTCGTGGCCGGTGGCACCGGGCTCGCCCCGATCAAGTCGCTGCTGGAGGAGTTGACCCGATACAACCGGACCCGCTGGGTGCATGTCTTCTTCGGGGCGCGCAACCGCGAGGACCTGTACGACCTGGCCGACCTGAACCGGTTGGCGGCCCGTTATCCCTGGTTGTCGGTGGTGACCGCGTGCAGCGACGACCCGACGTTCCCGGGGGAGCAGGGCGACATCTCGGACGTGGTGGCGAAGTACGGCCCGTGGAAGGAGCACGATTTCTTCGTCTCCGGGTCGGGCCGGATGGTGCGCAGCACTCTGAAGCGCCTCTCCGAGCTACAGGTACCGTCTGTCCGGATAAAGTACGACAGCTTCAACGACTAG
- a CDS encoding CPBP family intramembrane glutamic endopeptidase, with the protein MIVDSPRSRYGPEIAIVLLLSLGQSAVYSVVSLTAKLTADKPLAQQTATLNPTVSPRPYLDLTYQTLGIFFALIPVALALYLLAQDRILPRTLGIDFRRPVRDVGWGAGLAAAIGIPGLLFVYAALQLGINAQIRPSGLDAHWWTVPVLILSAVQNSVLEEVIVVGYLITRLRTFSLSPVWIIAASAVLRGSYHLYQGFGGFIGNVVMGVVFALFYLRTKRVMPLIVAHSLLDIVAFVGYALLPAAWLSWLTL; encoded by the coding sequence GTGATCGTCGACTCACCCCGCTCGCGTTATGGCCCGGAAATCGCCATCGTGCTGCTGCTGTCCCTAGGGCAGTCGGCCGTCTACTCCGTCGTGTCGCTGACCGCGAAACTCACCGCGGACAAGCCACTGGCCCAGCAGACGGCCACCCTCAACCCGACGGTGTCGCCACGGCCCTACCTTGATCTCACGTACCAGACGCTCGGGATCTTCTTCGCCCTGATCCCGGTGGCCCTGGCCCTCTACCTGCTGGCCCAGGACCGGATCCTGCCGCGCACGCTGGGCATCGACTTCCGGCGCCCGGTCCGCGACGTTGGCTGGGGCGCCGGCCTGGCAGCCGCCATCGGCATTCCCGGACTGCTTTTCGTGTACGCGGCACTACAGCTCGGCATCAACGCGCAGATCCGGCCGTCCGGACTCGACGCGCACTGGTGGACCGTGCCCGTGCTGATCCTCTCCGCCGTCCAGAACTCGGTGCTGGAAGAGGTGATCGTCGTCGGCTACCTGATCACCCGGCTCCGGACCTTCTCCTTGTCGCCGGTGTGGATCATCGCGGCGTCCGCTGTATTGCGCGGCTCCTACCACCTGTACCAGGGCTTCGGCGGCTTCATCGGCAACGTGGTGATGGGGGTGGTGTTCGCACTGTTCTACCTGCGAACCAAGCGCGTCATGCCGCTGATCGTCGCGCACAGTCTGCTCGACATCGTTGCGTTTGTCGGTTACGCACTGCTGCCGGCGGCCTGGCTCAGCTGGTTGACCCTGTAG